Part of the Gemmatimonas sp. UBA7669 genome, CTCCACCGACTCTACCGTCTCCACCATCTCGACGGTCTCGATGGATTCGACGGCATCGGTGATCTCGATGGTGTCGATGATCTCCACGGTGTCGAGCTGGTTCACCGGCTCGGAGATGGCCGGCACACCAGACGGCGTCGTGCGCAACAACACATCGGTGAGCACCACGGCATCGCGTAGCGGCTGATCTTCCCAGTCGTCGTCGGCGGCAATGCTGCTGTGCACGTACACCGGCGGCACGGGCACCAGCGCAGGCGACGGAGCAGGCGCCGGTGCAGCGGGTGGCACAAGCAACGCATCCACGTCGTCCTGCTGGGCCTGCGCCAAGGCCTCGCGCTCGGCCACCGTGCGCGTGACTTCCGCGAGCACGGCCGAGACCGGCGTCATGGAGGGCGTGGACACATCAGTCGGCATGGGAACTGACACCGGAGCCGGCGGCGCCACTGGCAATCCAACGGGCGGTGTGAGCGACGCCTCCTGCGCCTGACGGGCTCTCACAGCGGCCACACGCGCAAGCAGCGCATCGGCACGCGCGGTAGACAGCTCATGCGCGTCCAGCAGGGCATGCAGGCGCAGCAGCATGGGCTCGGCGTTGGCCGGATGACCGGCCGCGAGGGCAATGCGTGCGCCGTTCTCGAGCACGGTGGCCAGGCGCGCGTCTTCGTCGCCGACACGATGCTCGATGCCCGCGATGGCGCGCTGCACCAGCGCCATGGCCTCGTCTGCGCGACCGGCGGCCGCGAGCATGACGGCCAGATCGGTGCGCGCACGCGCCACCGGCATGCCGTCCTCGCCGGCCAGCGCGACACGCAGGGCGCAGGCCCGCTGTGCCTGCTGAATGGCGTCGTCCAGGCGGCCCGCGCGATACAGGGCCTGCGACAGATTGCCGAGCACCATGGCCAGCGGGTCGTGCGCCGTGGCATCGGCCGGCAACCGGCGCGCCAGGGCATCGGCCGCCGCCGCAAACGCCTCCGCGGCCTCGCTCCACTCCGCGTCGGCGGAAAGGGCGAGGCCTCGGTCGTTGTCTTCCCACCAACTGTCAGCGGGGAGTGCGGGATCGTGCTGGGTCATGCCGGAGTGGACCATACCTTGGCTGACGCGCCGTGACAGGGGGCGTCACGTGTCCAGCCATCTGTCATCAGGATCGTGCCCGGACCGTGATACCCTCGCAGAATGCGAGACGGTCCGCCGCGGAAAAGACTGGCAAGTCGCCACACGATGCGCGTGCAGCCACTCGAGAGGGGGAAGCGCAATATGCCACCGCAACGTCGGCATGCCAGCATCCGCGCAAATTTCGCGTTGACGTGTGCGTGGGATGTCGTAGGTTGGAGACATGTCGCGCCGTGAACTCCCGCTCATGAATATGCCTCGCAGCACTCCGCTACGCAGCACTCCGCTACGCAGCACTCCGCTACGCAGCGCCGCCAGCATATTGGCCACGGTGCTCGCGACCGCCTGCGGTGGGTCGCAGGACACGATCATCCCCAAGGCCACGCCCGAGGAGATCGAAGCCGCCAGCGCACGCGCCGATTCCATGCTGCGTGCACCGGATCGCACGGAGCAGATGCTGGACTCCATGCGGCGGGCCATGGACCGTCAGGTCGACTCGGCCATGGTGACCACCGGCAGCGGCGACGGGACCATTGCCCCGGTACTCACCGAGGCGGGGGCGGCGGCGGTGGCGGCCACGGCGGAACTGGCCGCATCGGCCGGGCGTGAGATGTCGCGCCGCGCGCAGGCCAGGGGCGACTCCATGGCGCGCGCCATTGCCGCACAACTGGCCGCCACTGACGCGAGCTCCGACAGGGCGCGTGGTGACTCCGTACGCGGCGTGCTGGTGTGGCAGGGCGCTGAACCCGCGCGCAACGTGGCGCTCAAGCAGGGCGCGCAGACGGTCACCCTCAGCGGCATGGCCACCGGTGGCCTAAGCAAGCTGGTGGGCACCGAGGTCACGGTGCGTGGGGTCAAGGTCACGCCACGTGATGTGGTGGTGTCGGACTTTGTCGTGCGCGCACACGAGGGGGTGCCGGCGCTCGATGGGATCGTCGAGTCGGATGGCAGCCTGCGGCTGACTGACGGCAGCGGCGTGCGTCGTGTAGTGCTGCCCGAACCGGTGCGCGAGATGACCGGTGCGCGCGTGTGGATTGCGCAGCGCAATGGCCGTACGACCGGTTACGGACTGATCGTACGGCGCTGAGCGCTTTACTCTGATTGCTTGGCGTTGAACGCGCGACGCGGTATCAGCCCGCGTCGCGGATGGCCATCATGGGTGTTTCGCGGTACACATCACGGCTCGTGAGCCAGCCAATGAGCATGGTCAGCAGCAGCATGCCGACCGCAATGATGGCCGTTGGGCCAAGTGCCGCGTCGAAGGGCGTGTCGAACAGGAAGGTCGTGATGCCCCAGGCGCCGCCAAACGAGAGCAGCATGCCCGTGAGTGCACCGAGTGCGCCGAGCGCCGCATACTCCGCCAGCAGCACCCGCGCCACCTGACGGCGCGAAGCGCCCAGGGTGCGCAGCAACACACCTTCCCGCAGTCGGGCCCGGCGCGTGGCGGCCACGGCGCTGAAGAGCACCGGCACACCCATGGCCAGTGAGAAGAGACCGAGGAAGCGAATGGCCAGCGTCACGCGATCGACGATGTTGCCAATGGTCTGACGTACGAGTGTGAGATCGAGACTGGACACGTTGGGGAAACGCCGCACGATGTCACGCTGCACGGTGGACAGGGCATCACCCGCCGGCACGTTGGCAATGAACACGAACTGTTGCGGCGCACGACGTAGCGCGGCCGGTTCGAAGACGGCAAAGAAGTTGGCTTCGAAGCGGCCCCAGTTCACCGTGCGCGTATTGGCCAGCACCGTGCGCACGGGCACCCCCTGCACGTTCCACACGATCGTGTCGCCGACACTCACGCCCAGGTCCTGCGCGAGTTCGGTTTCGAGCGACAGCGCAAACGGTGCATCGGGATTGGCCGCACGCGCGGCATCCCGCTCGGCGGCCGGCGCAAACCACTCGCCACTGGCCAGCGTTTCCGAGGCCGAGATGGAATCGCGATACGTGGAGCGATACTCGCGGCGCAGCGTCCAGCCCGCGCGTCGCACCGTGGTATCCGCCTGCAGCTCGGTCACACTGCGGCCGTTGATGGCATCGATGCGCATGGTGACGATGGGGGTGCGCTGCACCACCTCATGACCGCGCGCCCGGAAGAGCGAGTCCAGCGGCGGGGCCTGGTCGTCCTGCACGTCAAACAACAGCAGGTTGCCCGCGGCTCCGCTGGTGGTGGCCTGCACGGTGCCGAGCAGATTGGCCTGCACGAGATACACGGTGCTGAGCAGGAAGGCGCCAAAGCCCAGCGCGAGGGTGACCGCGCGTGTCTGATTGGCGGGGCGGTGCAGGTTGGCGATGCCCTGACGCAATTCAAACGGCCAGGACGGACGGGTCGTGCGACGCGCGAGTGCAATGAGCAGTGTGGCCGCCACCCAGAGCACACCCACGACGGCCACGATGCCGGCGGTGGTGGCAAGGCCCTCACGCACATTGCCAATGCGCGAGAGCACAATGGCCACGACACTGCCCACCAGCAGGCCGTCCACCAGCAACCGTGCGCCGTCGCGCCATTCACTGGGCAGCGCCGCCGGGTCGGCGTTTCGACGAATGGCCTGCAGCGGCGACACGCGGCGCAGTGCGAGCAGCGGACGCAAGGCAAACACCAGCGACACCCAGACACCGGTGCCGAGTCCCAGCAGCAGCGGCAGGGGCTCGAGCTGAATGGCCACGTCTACGGGCAGGAACTCGCCCGTGACCTTGGGCAGGAGGAACTGCACGGCCACACCCAAGGCGGCGCCGGCCGTGGCGCCAACCAGACCCATGGCCGCCGCCTGCACCACGTACAGCGCCATGACCTGACGACTGGTGGCACCAAGACAGCGCAGCACGGCCACGGTGTCGATCTTGGACGACACAAACGCGTTCACCCCACTGGCCACGCCAATGCCGCCCAACAGCAGCGCAATGAGACCAATCACGCTGAGAAAATCCGCGAGCCGCAGCACGGCCTCGGTGAGGTCCTCCTCGGTGTCGGCCACCGTGCGCACGCGCACACGAGTGGCCGGCGTGCGGGTGCTGAGGCCTGTGGCAGCGGAGGCGGAATCGGTTGTGGCGCTACGCGTATCGCTGCTGCTGTCTGCGGTAGCCAGCGCCGCGCTGCTATCAACACCGAGCGGCAAGGTGACCGTGGTGTCTTCCTCGGCTTCACCACCGCCAGGACCCGCACGTTCGTTGTCGTCACCACGCGCTTCGCGGGCTTCCTGCAGTGCAGCGGCGACCGGATCGATGCGGCGCCGCAGGTTGCGCGCCACAAGGGCCGCACTACTCGTGCTCTGCTGCGACGCGGGGAGCTGCAGCACCATTTCGTATTCGGCGCGACTGCCGAACTGCAGCAGCCCCATGCTCGGCAACCAGCGCTCGGACACATAAATGCGCGGGCCGATGACGGCCGTGATGCCGGCGTCGCCCGGCACATTGCCGAGTGTGCCGGCAATGGTGAAGCGCTGCTTGCCAAGACGCAGGGTGTCGCCCACGCGCGTGTCGAGTGCCACGAGCAGCGAGGCGTCGACAAACGCAATGCTGTCGTCATGCACACGCGCCCAGCCGTCGGCGGGCACGGTTTCCACGGCGCCGTAGAACGGATAGCCGCGCCCCACGGCGCGCACTTGTGCGAGACGTGTGGTGCCAGCGGGTTCGGCCAGCGCCATTGAGGCAAACGTCGTCACGCGAGCCATGGGCACGTTGGCCGTTCGCAGCGAATCGGCAATGGTGTCGATGACGGCCGGGAACGCGTTGCGCGCCTGCAGCGCCATGTCGCCGCCCAAGAGGGCGCGCGACTGATTGCGAATGGAACGCGTGACGTTGCCGGCGAAGGAGTCGATGGCCACGAGGGCCGCGACACCAAACGCAATGGACGACATGTACAGCGCCAACCGGCGGCGGGCCGTGCGACTTTCGCGCCAGGCCAACCTCAGCAAGGTCGCGATGGTCATGCGGGTTGGTCGTGCTGATGGAATACGTCTTCCACGATGACGCCATCACGCAGACGAATGGTGCGCTGCGTGCGCGCGGCGAGGGCCGGGTCGTGTGTGACGAGCACGATGGTGCAGCCGCGCTCGCGATTGAGCGCCTGCAGCAGTTCCACGATGCGCTCGCCGGTGCTGCCGTCGAGATTGCCCGTGGGTTCGTCGGCGAAGAGAATGCGCGGCTCGTTCACGAAGGCGCGGGCCAGCGCCACACGCTGCTGCTCACCGCCCGAGAGTTGCTGCGGGAAGTGGTGAATGCGGTCGCCCAGCCCCACGCGGGTGAGCAGGTCGGTGGCGCGTGTGGCCGCTTCGCGCACCGTGCCGGTGCCCGAGAGCTCGAGCGGCACCTGCACATTCTCGAGCGCCGTGAGCGTGGGAATGAGCTGGAAGCTCTGAAACACGAAGCCCACTTTCTCGCCGCGCAGCTTCGCCCGTGCGTCTTCGTCCAGCGTATTGAGGTCGACCCCATCGAGGGACACCGAGCCCTGCGACGGGGTATCGAGTCCGGCAAGCAGGCCGAGCAGGGTGGTCTTGCCGCTGCCGGAGGGGCCGACGATGGACACAAAGGCCCCGGCCGGTACGTCAAAGGACACATGATCCAGCACCGTCAGATGCTGGGTGCCGGACTTATACTCCTTGGTCAACCCACGAGCGACGAGCATGCGAGAGCAATCAGAGGGGAACCGACGTCGGATGGCCGTGGCGGCGCTGCTGATGGCAGCAGGCACCGCGATGGCGTGCAGTGACGGGGCAGCGGCGCGTGCGGACAGCACGGGTGCAGCGGCCTCGGCCAGAGCGGAGAATACACCGGATAACGCGAAAGAGCCGGCTTCACGTGCCCCGCGGCTGGTCATTCTCGGGACGAGTCTGACGGCGGGCCTTGGCCTGCCACCGGAGAAGGCCTACCCGTCGGTGCTGCAGGCGCTGGCCGATTCGGCCGGCGTGCCGGTGCGCATCGTCAACGCGGGGCTCAGCGGCGAGACCTCGGCGGGGGCGCTGCGCCGCGCGGGCTGGGTGCTGGACCAGCCGGCTGATGTCGTGGTGCTGGAGGTGGGTGCCAATGACGGGCTGCGGGGTGTGGACCCCGACTCGACCTACGCCAACCTGCTGGGGCTGATCGACAGTGTGCGCACGCAGCAGCCGGGGGCCAGGGTGGCTCTGGTGCAGATGGAAGCGCCCACGAACCTCGGGCCGCAGTATACGCGGGCCTTTCACGAGGCCTACGTGAAGGCGGCGGCGGCCCGGCAGGTGCCCCTGCTGCCCTTCCTGCTGGAAGGGGTGGCCGGGGTGGCGGCGCTCAACCAGGGCGACGGCATTCACCCCAATGCCGAGGGGGCGCGTCGGGTGGCGGCCACCCTGTGGACGGGTATCCGGCCGTTGCTGGCGTCTGATGGCGCCAAGGCGGATTCGGCGGGGTCGGGGGCCACGGTCCGATAGGCGGGCAGGCCCTACCGGAGGGCGGCCAGGGGGCCTATGTTTCGAGGCTGCACCGGTTTCCGGTCCAAACCCGACGTTCAACCTGCGCGCAGGTCTTTCTTATGGCTTTCTCCGCAACGCAAATCCGCCGCGGCATGGTCCTCGTGTTCGAGGGCGATCCGTGCCGGGTCATCGAGTTCCGTCACCACACGCCGGGCAACCTGCGCGCGATGGTGCAGGCGAAGCTCAAGAACCTGCGCACGGGTTCGAGCTTCGAGCATCGTTTCCGTGCCGCGGACACGATCGTGAAGGCGGACATGGAAACGCACGAGCTCGAGTTCCTGTATCAAGGCGGCGACTCGTACCACTTCATGAACGCCGAGAACTACGACCAGATCGAGCTCGACGAAGAAGCGTTGGGTGATTCGGCCCCGTGGATGCAGCCGGGTCTCAAGATCCTGGCCGAGTACTACAACGGCCGGCCGATCGGCATCCAGCTCCCGAACTCGCTCGTGTTCGAGATCGTGGACACGGCGCCGGTGGTGCGTGGTGCGACCAAGACGGCGTCGTCGAAGCCGGCCAAGCTGGAGAACGGCGTGACGGTGAACGTGCCGGAGTTCGTGGAGCAGGGCACGCGCGTGCGTGTCAATCCGAACACCGGTGAGTACCTCGACCGCGCGAAGGACTGAGCGGGAGAGTCAGGCGGGCGGGGCGGCAAAGTTTTTTGACAGAAGAGCCCGCCCCCCGCTTGAAATCTTCGCGGCGACCGGTTAGCCTTGGCGTCTCCTGTGGAACGCAGCCGGTTGCTGAAGCGGTGACTGCAGGGGCACGAGCGGTGGTTCGCTGCAGCTCGTCATGGTGGCCGTAGCTCAATCGGTTAGAGCACCGGATTGTGGTTCCGGGGGTTGCGGGTTCGATTCCCGTCGGTCACCCTGAGTCACACTGGCGAGTAGCGGGGCGCGGAAATCGTGACCAACGCCGCTCTCCGGAGGTCCGTAGCTCAATTGGTAGAGCACCGGTCTCCAAAACCGGCGGTTGGGGGTTCGATTCCCTCCGGGCCTGTTACAACAGCAGCTTGGAGTTGTGAGCTGTGAGGTTTGAGTGCTCTACTCAGAGCTCAAAGCTCATCACTCGTAGCTGCAGTTTGGCGGTATCGTCTAGGGGACTAGGACACAGCCCTCTCAAGGCTGGAACACGGGTTCGAATCCCGTTACCGCTATCGCTGGCTTTGCAGGTCCGGGACCGGAAGGCCGGTGCAGTGCATACGGCTCCATCGTCTATCGGTTAGGACGCGACCCTTTCAAGGTCGAGAGACGGGTTCGATTCCCGTTGGAGCTATCGAAGGTGCAGGAACGCAGGTGCAGGTGTTGTTGGGGGGCGTAGCTCAGTTTGGTTAGAGCACTCGACTGTCACTCGAGAGGTCGCGGGTTCGAGCCCCGTCGCTCCCGTCAGCAGTATGGCTCGCAGGTTGCAGGTGCATGACGCAGGTGCAGGACAGCAGTCCGCGTGTGCCGGTTCGGGCATCGGAGTGCCAGCGCTCTGGTGGTGAAATTGGTAGACACGCCGTCTTGAGGGGGCGGTGCCGCAAGGCGTCGCGGTTCGAGTCCGCGCCAGAGCATGCCTCTCTGCAGTCGAAGGTTCGCAGTACCTCAGTACCGCCACAGTAGCTCAGTGGTAGAGCACCCGATTCGTAATCGGGCGGTCATCGGTTCAATCCCGATCTGTGGCTCTTCAAACGATGGACAGCACGCGGCTTCCGATAGTGTCGGAGGCCGCGTGTTTTTTTTGTGTCGCATGCAGACAGTGCATAGTGAGTCATGCTGTGGCATGCGCGTGTGTTCGCGGGGTAGGGCCTGGCAAGCCGATGCGTGTTGGCATGGGCGTGATGTGCGATGCGCTGCGCGGGATGCGCGACGCGCGACGTGCGACGCGTGATATCGCCGAGGCCATTCGGGCCGTCGGCCGGGTCCAGAAATACGAGGTGGCGGTGCAGCAGGCGAACATGGGTCGGAGGACGGTGGTGTGCGCGGCAAGCGTGTTGCTGAGCGCCGTGATCACGGGCTGCAACTCCAGCACGGGGACGGACACGCCCAACGGGCGCATTCCCACGTCGCTGGTCATGGGCGCCGGTGTGGACGGCCAGGTTGCCAACGTGGGTTCCGCCGTGCCGACCCTGCCCAGTGTGATCGTGCGTGACCAGGACGGTCAGCCGCTGCCCGGTTCGGTGGTGTTGTGGGCGGTGCGCAGCGGTGGCGGCACGGTGGGCTTTGCCAGCAGCGCTGCCGACTCGCTGGGGCGCGCGAGCACTTCGTGGGTTCTGGGGCGCAGCGCCGGTACGCAGGTGCTGGCCGCACTGCTCACCACCGGCGATTCGCTGCGCATTGCGGCGACGGCCCGCGCGCTCGCGCCCAACACCTTTGAACTGATGGACGGCGACAATCAGGAGCTCGCTGCCGGCGCGCAGTCCGCCCCGCTCGTCGTGCGGGCGCAGGACGTGTATCTCAATCCGGTCGCCGATGCCGTCGTGCGCTGGCAGACCTCGGCTGGCGTGCTCGAGGCGCACAGTGTGCGGACCTCGGCGGCAGGCACGGCCTCGGTGCGGGTGACCATGCCGCAATCCACGTTGCCCGAGGGCGTGGTGCGTGTGACGGCACGCCTCGAGAACGGCGCCTCGCTGGAGTTTGTGCTGCGGCAGCGGCGCTGAGCGGCTTGCCGGCTGAGTGGTTAGCCGCCGAGTCGGTGGTCGGCGGGGCCTTTACCGGGGCGGGGCGGCGGGAGTAGCTTGTGACTTGGAACGCGGTGCGGTTGGCCGCGCTTCGCGGGCGTAATTCAGTTGGTAGAATGCCAGCTTCCCAAGCTGGACGTCGCCGGTTCGAGCCCGGTCGCCCGCTCTCGCAGCACTCGAAGTCAGACTGGTGGTTACGGCAAAGGCACCCGGAAACGGGTGCCTTTTTCGTTCGTGATCACACCAAACGTCACACAAGTCTGCGGGGGCCAATTGATTGACGTGGCGGTGCGCTACCTCCAGTGGCTAGCGGGAACGGCTGGATGTTATTACGTTGGTTATAACGTCAAGTCGGAGCTTTCATGCCCAAGATCGAGACCTACAGCGCCAGCCCGGCGCAGATCGGCAACTCACGCGGCTACCGGATGGACGCCGCGCTCTTTCAAGCACACCCCGAGTTGCATGAGGGCAGCTTCGAGGCCGCCTACCTCGGCGCGGGCACGATCCTGTTGCGGCCGCGCACGCCGGATCCCGCGAAGGGGCGTGTTGGCGATGGCGCAGACGACATCGATCCCGTCGCCGCCGCGTATCTCGCTTGGAGCGAGCGGACCATGATCGAGCAGCCGAACCTCTTGCGTGAGATGTCGATGCGCGAGTTTGCGCTCGCGGAAGCGCTCATCGCGGGAATGCGGGTCGACCTCGACCGCGACCGTCTCCCGGACGACTTCGAGCTTCCGTGACGGATCTCCTCGTTCGGGCAGGCCAGCATGCCGGCTCGTAAGCGTGCCAAAGCAAAGGAGGCGCCGCCGCAAGCGGCGCCTCTCGTGCTCAATGGCTGGACATTCGTGGCGTGGCCGGACTTCGACGAGCGCTGGCGCGCCTTGATCACCACCGTCGCCGCACAGCGCGTGGCCAGCCCCACGGGTCCCCTGTCAACTCCGGAGGCCACCGTGCTTGCCGCGCTGGTGCGTCTGTTGAGGGACCACATCGCACGCGATCCGAACGCAGCAGACTACCGACTCAAGGCCAACCTCAGCGCATGGCGCCGGGTAAAGTTCCTTGGGCGCCTTCGCTTGTTCTATCGCTTCAGCTCCGCCCATCAGCTTGTCGTGCTGACGTGGCTGAACGATGAGAAGACACTTCGAAAGGACGGAGCGACGTCCGACCCCTATCAGGTGTTCGCCGGGATGCTCTCACGCGGCGAAGTGCCGGAGACGTGGGGCGCTTTGGTGGCCGGGGCGAAAACGCTGCACGCGCCGCTCCCCGACAAGGGCCGGTAAGCGCGCGGCGCCGGCGGAGGTACCGCGCCCACCGTCGATGTGGATCTGGAGAATCTGGCCACAGCCACCGTGTCGCAACACATTGGGTTTGGGAAACGTCCAACTCCCCTCTCCTTCGGTGGAGTCACGGTGGTGACGTATGATCCTTCAACTGCTATCTCAACTCACAGTGCTAGCAAGAGCCACACGTCGCATGAATTCAAATCACGAACCCTCAGAATGGCGAGGCTCGATGATTTGGCCCTACCGGAGTGTCGTGGAGGGACGCGGGCCCTGCCACTCCACGACAGTCTGGCAACTCCACCCGGCATATATGTCACGCCAACTCGCGCCAAAGTCGCCGAGGCGCTAGAAGATCTGACCCATCGCCCCCTCGGCGAGTTCGAGTGTGTGCGTGGTGAATGTGTAGCGTCCCGGTTGGAACACATCCGTAACTCGGTAGATCCGTTCAATGCCAACGGGATTGAAAATGTGGAGTCGCACCTCCACGCCGTGCTCGGTGTGCGTCACCCGTGGCGGCCAGTCTTCGCGGTCGCGATGCCGCCAGGTCCATTGGTTGCTCTGCAGATTGTCGGCCGTTTTCCGCCGACCGCGATTGTCGCGGGATTGGGCGGGCGGTTTGCCAAGCAACTGACACGCACCCCAACTCACGCCGTGCCAGAGCGCAGCGAACTCGCATAGCTCGCGATAGAGCAACGACGCGCTCAGGTATGACAGCGGGGAGCCGTCACCCTCGATGGCATCCATGACGTGGTCGAGCGCCGAGGGCGGCCGTGGTACGTTGAAGAAGTCGACCAAGGTCTGGCACTGCTCCGGGGGCGGAAACGGCGAGTGCGCCGGCGTGGCATACACCACGCCGTTACCGTCATGACCTGATCGAAAACAGTACGCGTGCAAGGCATGATCCGGCCTGATACGCAGTGTGTCGAACGCCCCCAGCACACGCATCGGCGAAACCGGGCTGATGGACCAGCCCTGAGGCAGGTCCCCTGGCAACCGTGCTGCACGCTGTGCCTTACGGCGCAGGGCCTTCGCCCTGCCGGTGGCAATACTCACGGTGGACACAGGATTCAGCTCCTTGCACGCTAGATCGACGGGCTTCAGGTGGTTGGCCGCCTTGGTACCACGACGCCGCTCGGAGCCTGTGGGCAACGGGTCGAGCGATCAGCGAGGCAAGGCAATCGTGGAACCCTACTTGACATAGCCCTGGGGGGTATGCGATACTATACCCTATAGGGGTATTGCTTCCCCTTCTCGCGCTGCACTTCGCAGCGCAGCCTCAACCGGAGACCCAGTCCATGGACAGCACCAATACTCGCGCCACGCTCACCATCAGCGGCATGAGCTGCGGCCACTGCGTATCGGCCGTCAAGCAGGCCCTCGGAGAACTGAACGGTGTGACCATCGAACAGGTGGCCATCGGCTCAGCCACTGTGCGGTACGACCCCGCGGTGGTGCAGCCGTCGGCCATCGCCGATGCCGTAAGCGACGCGGGCTACACGGCCAGCATCAACTGATCGCACACGCGATCCGCCACACGGAGACGACCATGATCAACGGAACGGACTGGCTCGTGATTGGCGCGGGGCTCGCCGCCATTTCGTGGGTGAACTGGTACTTCTTCCTCGCCGGTCGGACGCCGGTGCCGGTGGCGATGTCTGTCGCGGCGTCGTCGCCACGTTCGACGTCGAGCATGGAGGCGGCGCCGAGCGGGCCCACGGAGCACACCATCGTGGTGGACGGCGGTTACAGCCCCGCCGTGCTGCAGGTTGAGGCTGGGCGTCCGCTGCGCCTGGTGTTCGATAGAAGGGACAGCGGCAGCTGCTCGGAGGAGGTCGTCTTCCCCG contains:
- a CDS encoding tetratricopeptide repeat protein, which codes for MTQHDPALPADSWWEDNDRGLALSADAEWSEAAEAFAAAADALARRLPADATAHDPLAMVLGNLSQALYRAGRLDDAIQQAQRACALRVALAGEDGMPVARARTDLAVMLAAAGRADEAMALVQRAIAGIEHRVGDEDARLATVLENGARIALAAGHPANAEPMLLRLHALLDAHELSTARADALLARVAAVRARQAQEASLTPPVGLPVAPPAPVSVPMPTDVSTPSMTPVSAVLAEVTRTVAEREALAQAQQDDVDALLVPPAAPAPAPSPALVPVPPVYVHSSIAADDDWEDQPLRDAVVLTDVLLRTTPSGVPAISEPVNQLDTVEIIDTIEITDAVESIETVEMVETVESVEMVDAVDIEIDIVDTAEMIAAPTPATDAPVNEPPAMLGFTVQHGIVDDPTIDLVEPAPVIEPVEVVEAMTPVVVTEPVAIVDDVVAPAQAVAPAPVKDTAPPTPPRQSPRSVAVVLPTPDKGQQAISTEASAPVRGTARKPATSSNSKRAGAAPRGEVPSSGGAMKWVAAGGAALAAAGGAVWWFLLR
- a CDS encoding ABC transporter permease, which gives rise to MTIATLLRLAWRESRTARRRLALYMSSIAFGVAALVAIDSFAGNVTRSIRNQSRALLGGDMALQARNAFPAVIDTIADSLRTANVPMARVTTFASMALAEPAGTTRLAQVRAVGRGYPFYGAVETVPADGWARVHDDSIAFVDASLLVALDTRVGDTLRLGKQRFTIAGTLGNVPGDAGITAVIGPRIYVSERWLPSMGLLQFGSRAEYEMVLQLPASQQSTSSAALVARNLRRRIDPVAAALQEAREARGDDNERAGPGGGEAEEDTTVTLPLGVDSSAALATADSSSDTRSATTDSASAATGLSTRTPATRVRVRTVADTEEDLTEAVLRLADFLSVIGLIALLLGGIGVASGVNAFVSSKIDTVAVLRCLGATSRQVMALYVVQAAAMGLVGATAGAALGVAVQFLLPKVTGEFLPVDVAIQLEPLPLLLGLGTGVWVSLVFALRPLLALRRVSPLQAIRRNADPAALPSEWRDGARLLVDGLLVGSVVAIVLSRIGNVREGLATTAGIVAVVGVLWVAATLLIALARRTTRPSWPFELRQGIANLHRPANQTRAVTLALGFGAFLLSTVYLVQANLLGTVQATTSGAAGNLLLFDVQDDQAPPLDSLFRARGHEVVQRTPIVTMRIDAINGRSVTELQADTTVRRAGWTLRREYRSTYRDSISASETLASGEWFAPAAERDAARAANPDAPFALSLETELAQDLGVSVGDTIVWNVQGVPVRTVLANTRTVNWGRFEANFFAVFEPAALRRAPQQFVFIANVPAGDALSTVQRDIVRRFPNVSSLDLTLVRQTIGNIVDRVTLAIRFLGLFSLAMGVPVLFSAVAATRRARLREGVLLRTLGASRRQVARVLLAEYAALGALGALTGMLLSFGGAWGITTFLFDTPFDAALGPTAIIAVGMLLLTMLIGWLTSRDVYRETPMMAIRDAG
- a CDS encoding ABC transporter ATP-binding protein, translating into MLVARGLTKEYKSGTQHLTVLDHVSFDVPAGAFVSIVGPSGSGKTTLLGLLAGLDTPSQGSVSLDGVDLNTLDEDARAKLRGEKVGFVFQSFQLIPTLTALENVQVPLELSGTGTVREAATRATDLLTRVGLGDRIHHFPQQLSGGEQQRVALARAFVNEPRILFADEPTGNLDGSTGERIVELLQALNRERGCTIVLVTHDPALAARTQRTIRLRDGVIVEDVFHQHDQPA
- a CDS encoding arylesterase, translating into MREQSEGNRRRMAVAALLMAAGTAMACSDGAAARADSTGAAASARAENTPDNAKEPASRAPRLVILGTSLTAGLGLPPEKAYPSVLQALADSAGVPVRIVNAGLSGETSAGALRRAGWVLDQPADVVVLEVGANDGLRGVDPDSTYANLLGLIDSVRTQQPGARVALVQMEAPTNLGPQYTRAFHEAYVKAAAARQVPLLPFLLEGVAGVAALNQGDGIHPNAEGARRVAATLWTGIRPLLASDGAKADSAGSGATVR
- the efp gene encoding elongation factor P — encoded protein: MAFSATQIRRGMVLVFEGDPCRVIEFRHHTPGNLRAMVQAKLKNLRTGSSFEHRFRAADTIVKADMETHELEFLYQGGDSYHFMNAENYDQIELDEEALGDSAPWMQPGLKILAEYYNGRPIGIQLPNSLVFEIVDTAPVVRGATKTASSKPAKLENGVTVNVPEFVEQGTRVRVNPNTGEYLDRAKD
- a CDS encoding Ig-like domain-containing protein is translated as MRVGMGVMCDALRGMRDARRATRDIAEAIRAVGRVQKYEVAVQQANMGRRTVVCAASVLLSAVITGCNSSTGTDTPNGRIPTSLVMGAGVDGQVANVGSAVPTLPSVIVRDQDGQPLPGSVVLWAVRSGGGTVGFASSAADSLGRASTSWVLGRSAGTQVLAALLTTGDSLRIAATARALAPNTFELMDGDNQELAAGAQSAPLVVRAQDVYLNPVADAVVRWQTSAGVLEAHSVRTSAAGTASVRVTMPQSTLPEGVVRVTARLENGASLEFVLRQRR
- a CDS encoding type II toxin-antitoxin system YhaV family toxin, producing the protein MPARKRAKAKEAPPQAAPLVLNGWTFVAWPDFDERWRALITTVAAQRVASPTGPLSTPEATVLAALVRLLRDHIARDPNAADYRLKANLSAWRRVKFLGRLRLFYRFSSAHQLVVLTWLNDEKTLRKDGATSDPYQVFAGMLSRGEVPETWGALVAGAKTLHAPLPDKGR
- a CDS encoding heavy-metal-associated domain-containing protein gives rise to the protein MDSTNTRATLTISGMSCGHCVSAVKQALGELNGVTIEQVAIGSATVRYDPAVVQPSAIADAVSDAGYTASIN
- a CDS encoding cupredoxin domain-containing protein; this encodes MINGTDWLVIGAGLAAISWVNWYFFLAGRTPVPVAMSVAASSPRSTSSMEAAPSGPTEHTIVVDGGYSPAVLQVEAGRPLRLVFDRRDSGSCSEEVVFPEFGIRKFLPSGKRTVVEVTPPKAGRYDFTCGMSMLRGTLVVTD